The Malus domestica chromosome 13, GDT2T_hap1 genome includes a window with the following:
- the LOC103451960 gene encoding RNA-binding motif protein 25-like isoform X1, with product MADAPSSPATNPLSNPQSGNPNPQSNQPDPVPASSTPPPPPPPSQSSSLSSTPITVNPDSNPPLVSLPPPPSHPSISFAPQQVSGALPPVAPSFRPVPQFTPIPNPGVPNPNYQIPGVQPPGVSSGAPMAPGVPPPSSAPQNMMHYQMQPMRPYAPMPNGYAPMSTGAPQGALPGLPRYPSYHPMIRTPFPPRPPGATGLLQRAPVPGIPGVRPIIPPVVRPILPIVTPAEKPQTTVYVGKIAPTVDNEFMKYLLQLCGPVKSWKRAQDPTDGTPRRFGFCEFESAEGVLRALRLLTNLSIDGQDLVLNVNQATREYLERVVKKKTENSKKLKEAEAAEKGDGSALDVEKIVPSNPSVQDSKEEDGNSSNKENDPANFGIVTDEDKEADREAMEKLTSLIEERIKNKPLPPPPPTPAPGDGTRNSNSALPAKSRDGDSDVDITRNDAYEEKIDEEITSDNKTTSEQGSPQTSSHDRSRKQDRRSRDNERDMKREKEREIERYERETERERVRKEKEQRRKLEDAEHQYEKCLKDWEYREREKEKQRQYEKEREKERERKRRKEIIYEEDDEDEDSRKKWRRSVLEEKRKRRLREKEEDLADRQKEEEEIADAKGRAEEEKQLQQERDALRDSSGHVANGSEKAALAEEFGVQLKDKATEQDNGGDSGHENHIGDGTLQNGNSDDESTMTSVSASEPQQSGSAPAKKLGFGLLGSGKRTAVPSVFNEEDDDAHKDKKMRPLVPIDYSTEELQAVQPISGTAPSNLAAAAEFAKRISNASSKEEKPVTEKERSRRSNDRSSHRDRDQNGDDSNRTRDEHREKTIDRDTDRDHAMNKPRTKDNKKLLDAKQLIDMIPKTKEELFSYEINWAIYEHHALHERMRPWISKKITEFLGEEETTLVDYIVSSTQEHVGAERMLQLLQSILDEEAEMFVLKMWRMLIFEIKKVETVHDRGTLPTITPLLFSFKNSKHRCVLFLFSIRGCDLIHTPAFPFYASPFVFVP from the exons ATGGCGGACGCTCCTTCTTCTCCCGCCACAAACCCACTGTCCAATCCCCAATCCGGTAACCCTAATCCCCAATCTAACCAACCTGATCCCGTACCCGCCTCCagcacaccaccaccaccaccaccaccatcacaatCATCGTCGTTATCATCCACACCTATCACCGTAAACCCTGATTCGAATCCGCCTCTAGTATCTCTGCCGCCTCCACCGTCACATCCTTCGATCTCCTTCGCGCCACAACAGGTTTCCGGCGCCTTACCGCCGGTCGCGCCGTCTTTCCGGCCGGTTCCACAGTTCACTCCAATACCGAACCCCGGTGTGCCCAATCCGAATTATCAAATCCCCGGTGTCCAGCCGCCTGGTGTGAGCTCCGGAGCTCCGATGGCTCCTGGTGTGCCCCCGCCGTCATCGGCCCCGCAGAATATGATGCATTACCAGATGCAGCCTATGAGACCGTACGCACCGATGCCTAATGGATACGCACCCATGTCCACTGGTGCTCCCCAAGGCGCCTTACCTG gACTTCCTCGTTATCCTTCATATCATCCAATGATTCGGACCCCGTTTCCTCCACGCCCACCGGGAGCAACTGGTTTGCTTCAGCGTGCCCCTGTTCCTGGGAttcctggagttcgcccaattATCCCTCCTGTTGTTAGGCCGATTCTTCCTATTGTCACTCCAGCTGAGAAACCACAAACCACTGTTTATGTTGGGAAGATAGCACCAACGGTGGACAATGAATTTATGAAATATCTCCTCCAG TTGTGTGGACCTGTCAAGAGTTGGAAACGTGCTCAAGATCCCACAGATGGTACTCCTAGGCGCTTTGGGTTCTGCGAATTTGAATCTGCTGAAGGGGTTCTTCGGGCATTGCGTCTTCTCACTAATTTGAGCATTGATGGGCAGGACCTTGTT TTAAATGTTAATCAAGCAACAAGAGAGTATCTGGAGAGGGTTGTTAAAAAGAAGACTGAAAACTCAAAGAAGCTCAAAGAAGCTGAAGCAGCTGAGAAAGGTGATGGAAGTGCACTAGACGTTGAGAAGATTGTACCTTCAAATCCTTCTGTACAAGACTCAAAGGAGGAAGATGGTAATTCGAGTAACAAAGAAAATGACCCTGCCAATTTTGGTATTGTGACTGACGAAGACAAGGAAGCTGACCGGGAGGCTATGGAGAAGCTTACAAGTTTGATAGAGGAGAGAATAAAAAACAAACCTCTCCCTCCTCCGCCACCTACACCAGCCCCTGGTGATGGTACTAGGAATTCAAACTCAGCGCTGCCAGCTAAATCAAGGGATGGAGACTCTGATGTTGATATAACGAGAAATG ATGCTTATGAAGAAAAAATTGATGAAGAGATAACTAGTGACAACAAAACAACAAGCGAGCAGGGGAGCCCTCAAACAAGCTCACATGATAGGAGCAGAAAGCAAGATCGGAGGAGCAGAGACAATGAGCGAGATATGAAACGGGAAAAGGAGCGTGAGATTGAAAGATACGAAAGAGAAACAGAGCGAGAACGGGTACGGAAGGAGAAGGAGCAAAGGAGAAAACTGGAGGATGCTGAGCATCAGTATGAAAAATGTCTCAAAGATTGGGAGTATAGGGAAAGGGAGAAAGAGAAACAGAGGCAGtatgagaaggagagggagaaagagagggaaCGCAAACGGAGGAAAGAGATAATTtatgaagaagatgatgaggaTGAAGATTCCAGAAAAAAATGGAGGAGAAGTGTGTTGGAGgagaagagaaagaggagactacgggagaaagaagaagacttAGCTGACAGgcagaaagaggaagaagaaattgcTGATGCTAAAGGGAGGGCTGAAGAGGAAAAGCAGCTGCAGCAAGAGAGAGATGCATTGAGGGATTCATCTGGCCATGTTGCAAATGGAAGCGAAAAAGCTGCTTTGGCTGAAGAATTCGGTGTGCAACTGAAAGATAAGGCAACTGAACAGGATAATGGGGGTGATTCTGGTCATGAGAATCATATAG GTGATGGGACTTTACAAAATGGTAACAGTGATGATGAGTCAACCATGACTTCAGTTTCTGCATCAGAACCGCAGCAGAGTGGCAGTGCCCCAGCAAAGAAGTTGGGTTTTGGCCTACTGGGTTCTGGAAAACGTACCGCTGTTCCTTCTGTTTTCAATGAGGAGGATGATGATGCACACAAGGACAAAAAAATGAGGCCCCTGGTTCCCATTGATTATTCAACCGAAGAACTACAGGCTGTCCAACCAATTTCTGGGACAGCTCCATCAAATTTGGCTGCAGCGGCTGAATTCGCAAAGCGAATATCAAATGCTAGTTCTAAAGAAGAGAAGCCAGTTACAGAGAAGGAAAGAAGTAGACGTTCTAATGATAGGTCAAGCCACCGGGATAGGGACCAGAATGGTGATGACTCTAATCGGACTAGAGATGAGCACAGGGAGAAGACTATTGACCGTGATACGGATCGAGACCATGCGATGAATAAACCAAGGACAAAGGATAATAAGAAGCTTTTGGATGCAAAACAACTGATCGATATGATTCCAAAGACAAAGGAGGAATTATTCTCCTATGAAATAAATTGGGCTATTTATGAACAT CATGCACTACATGAACGCATGAGACCATGGATTTCGAAGAAGATTACGGAATTCCTGGGAGAGGAAGAGACCACACTGGTAGATTACATTGTATCTAGTACTCAGGAACATGTTGGAGCAGAACGCATGCTACAGCTGCTTCAATCCATTTTAGACGAAGAAGCCGAAATGTTTGTTCTCAAGATGTGGAGGATGCTCATCTTTGAAATTAAGAAGGTCGAGACAG TGCATGACCGGGGAACCCTTCCAACCATTACACCTCTGTTATTCTCTTTTAAGAACTCCAAGCACCGGTgcgtattatttttgttttcaatccGAGGGTGTGATTTGATTCACACTCCCGCTTTCCCATTCTACGCTTCTCCCTTTGTTTTTGTTCCTTGA
- the LOC103451960 gene encoding RNA-binding motif protein 25-like isoform X3, with translation MIRTPFPPRPPGATGLLQRAPVPGIPGVRPIIPPVVRPILPIVTPAEKPQTTVYVGKIAPTVDNEFMKYLLQLCGPVKSWKRAQDPTDGTPRRFGFCEFESAEGVLRALRLLTNLSIDGQDLVLNVNQATREYLERVVKKKTENSKKLKEAEAAEKGDGSALDVEKIVPSNPSVQDSKEEDGNSSNKENDPANFGIVTDEDKEADREAMEKLTSLIEERIKNKPLPPPPPTPAPGDGTRNSNSALPAKSRDGDSDVDITRNDAYEEKIDEEITSDNKTTSEQGSPQTSSHDRSRKQDRRSRDNERDMKREKEREIERYERETERERVRKEKEQRRKLEDAEHQYEKCLKDWEYREREKEKQRQYEKEREKERERKRRKEIIYEEDDEDEDSRKKWRRSVLEEKRKRRLREKEEDLADRQKEEEEIADAKGRAEEEKQLQQERDALRDSSGHVANGSEKAALAEEFGVQLKDKATEQDNGGDSGHENHIGDGTLQNGNSDDESTMTSVSASEPQQSGSAPAKKLGFGLLGSGKRTAVPSVFNEEDDDAHKDKKMRPLVPIDYSTEELQAVQPISGTAPSNLAAAAEFAKRISNASSKEEKPVTEKERSRRSNDRSSHRDRDQNGDDSNRTRDEHREKTIDRDTDRDHAMNKPRTKDNKKLLDAKQLIDMIPKTKEELFSYEINWAIYEHHALHERMRPWISKKITEFLGEEETTLVDYIVSSTQEHVGAERMLQLLQSILDEEAEMFVLKMWRMLIFEIKKVETVHDRGTLPTITPLLFSFKNSKHRCVLFLFSIRGCDLIHTPAFPFYASPFVFVP, from the exons ATGATTCGGACCCCGTTTCCTCCACGCCCACCGGGAGCAACTGGTTTGCTTCAGCGTGCCCCTGTTCCTGGGAttcctggagttcgcccaattATCCCTCCTGTTGTTAGGCCGATTCTTCCTATTGTCACTCCAGCTGAGAAACCACAAACCACTGTTTATGTTGGGAAGATAGCACCAACGGTGGACAATGAATTTATGAAATATCTCCTCCAG TTGTGTGGACCTGTCAAGAGTTGGAAACGTGCTCAAGATCCCACAGATGGTACTCCTAGGCGCTTTGGGTTCTGCGAATTTGAATCTGCTGAAGGGGTTCTTCGGGCATTGCGTCTTCTCACTAATTTGAGCATTGATGGGCAGGACCTTGTT TTAAATGTTAATCAAGCAACAAGAGAGTATCTGGAGAGGGTTGTTAAAAAGAAGACTGAAAACTCAAAGAAGCTCAAAGAAGCTGAAGCAGCTGAGAAAGGTGATGGAAGTGCACTAGACGTTGAGAAGATTGTACCTTCAAATCCTTCTGTACAAGACTCAAAGGAGGAAGATGGTAATTCGAGTAACAAAGAAAATGACCCTGCCAATTTTGGTATTGTGACTGACGAAGACAAGGAAGCTGACCGGGAGGCTATGGAGAAGCTTACAAGTTTGATAGAGGAGAGAATAAAAAACAAACCTCTCCCTCCTCCGCCACCTACACCAGCCCCTGGTGATGGTACTAGGAATTCAAACTCAGCGCTGCCAGCTAAATCAAGGGATGGAGACTCTGATGTTGATATAACGAGAAATG ATGCTTATGAAGAAAAAATTGATGAAGAGATAACTAGTGACAACAAAACAACAAGCGAGCAGGGGAGCCCTCAAACAAGCTCACATGATAGGAGCAGAAAGCAAGATCGGAGGAGCAGAGACAATGAGCGAGATATGAAACGGGAAAAGGAGCGTGAGATTGAAAGATACGAAAGAGAAACAGAGCGAGAACGGGTACGGAAGGAGAAGGAGCAAAGGAGAAAACTGGAGGATGCTGAGCATCAGTATGAAAAATGTCTCAAAGATTGGGAGTATAGGGAAAGGGAGAAAGAGAAACAGAGGCAGtatgagaaggagagggagaaagagagggaaCGCAAACGGAGGAAAGAGATAATTtatgaagaagatgatgaggaTGAAGATTCCAGAAAAAAATGGAGGAGAAGTGTGTTGGAGgagaagagaaagaggagactacgggagaaagaagaagacttAGCTGACAGgcagaaagaggaagaagaaattgcTGATGCTAAAGGGAGGGCTGAAGAGGAAAAGCAGCTGCAGCAAGAGAGAGATGCATTGAGGGATTCATCTGGCCATGTTGCAAATGGAAGCGAAAAAGCTGCTTTGGCTGAAGAATTCGGTGTGCAACTGAAAGATAAGGCAACTGAACAGGATAATGGGGGTGATTCTGGTCATGAGAATCATATAG GTGATGGGACTTTACAAAATGGTAACAGTGATGATGAGTCAACCATGACTTCAGTTTCTGCATCAGAACCGCAGCAGAGTGGCAGTGCCCCAGCAAAGAAGTTGGGTTTTGGCCTACTGGGTTCTGGAAAACGTACCGCTGTTCCTTCTGTTTTCAATGAGGAGGATGATGATGCACACAAGGACAAAAAAATGAGGCCCCTGGTTCCCATTGATTATTCAACCGAAGAACTACAGGCTGTCCAACCAATTTCTGGGACAGCTCCATCAAATTTGGCTGCAGCGGCTGAATTCGCAAAGCGAATATCAAATGCTAGTTCTAAAGAAGAGAAGCCAGTTACAGAGAAGGAAAGAAGTAGACGTTCTAATGATAGGTCAAGCCACCGGGATAGGGACCAGAATGGTGATGACTCTAATCGGACTAGAGATGAGCACAGGGAGAAGACTATTGACCGTGATACGGATCGAGACCATGCGATGAATAAACCAAGGACAAAGGATAATAAGAAGCTTTTGGATGCAAAACAACTGATCGATATGATTCCAAAGACAAAGGAGGAATTATTCTCCTATGAAATAAATTGGGCTATTTATGAACAT CATGCACTACATGAACGCATGAGACCATGGATTTCGAAGAAGATTACGGAATTCCTGGGAGAGGAAGAGACCACACTGGTAGATTACATTGTATCTAGTACTCAGGAACATGTTGGAGCAGAACGCATGCTACAGCTGCTTCAATCCATTTTAGACGAAGAAGCCGAAATGTTTGTTCTCAAGATGTGGAGGATGCTCATCTTTGAAATTAAGAAGGTCGAGACAG TGCATGACCGGGGAACCCTTCCAACCATTACACCTCTGTTATTCTCTTTTAAGAACTCCAAGCACCGGTgcgtattatttttgttttcaatccGAGGGTGTGATTTGATTCACACTCCCGCTTTCCCATTCTACGCTTCTCCCTTTGTTTTTGTTCCTTGA
- the LOC103451960 gene encoding RNA-binding motif protein 25-like isoform X2, translating into MADAPSSPATNPLSNPQSGNPNPQSNQPDPVPASSTPPPPPPPSQSSSLSSTPITVNPDSNPPLVSLPPPPSHPSISFAPQQVSGALPPVAPSFRPVPQFTPIPNPGVPNPNYQIPGVQPPGVSSGAPMAPGVPPPSSAPQNMMHYQMQPMRPYAPMPNGYAPMSTGAPQGALPGLPRYPSYHPMIRTPFPPRPPGATGLLQRAPVPGIPGVRPIIPPVVRPILPIVTPAEKPQTTVYVGKIAPTVDNEFMKYLLQLCGPVKSWKRAQDPTDGTPRRFGFCEFESAEGVLRALRLLTNLSIDGQDLVLNVNQATREYLERVVKKKTENSKKLKEAEAAEKGDGSALDVEKIVPSNPSVQDSKEEDGNSSNKENDPANFGIVTDEDKEADREAMEKLTSLIEERIKNKPLPPPPPTPAPGDGTRNSNSALPAKSRDGDSDVDITRNDAYEEKIDEEITSDNKTTSEQGSPQTSSHDRSRKQDRRSRDNERDMKREKEREIERYERETERERVRKEKEQRRKLEDAEHQYEKCLKDWEYREREKEKQRQYEKEREKERERKRRKEIIYEEDDEDEDSRKKWRRSVLEEKRKRRLREKEEDLADRQKEEEEIADAKGRAEEEKQLQQERDALRDSSGHVANGSEKAALAEEFGVQLKDKATEQDNGGDSGHENHIGDGTLQNGNSDDESTMTSVSASEPQQSGSAPAKKLGFGLLGSGKRTAVPSVFNEEDDDAHKDKKMRPLVPIDYSTEELQAVQPISGTAPSNLAAAAEFAKRISNASSKEEKPVTEKERSRRSNDRSSHRDRDQNGDDSNRTRDEHREKTIDRDTDRDHAMNKPRTKDNKKLLDAKQLIDMIPKTKEELFSYEINWAIYEHHALHERMRPWISKKITEFLGEEETTLVDYIVSSTQEHVGAERMLQLLQSILDEEAEMFVLKMWRMLIFEIKKVETGHCILQCMTGEPFQPLHLCYSLLRTPSTGAYYFCFQSEGVI; encoded by the exons ATGGCGGACGCTCCTTCTTCTCCCGCCACAAACCCACTGTCCAATCCCCAATCCGGTAACCCTAATCCCCAATCTAACCAACCTGATCCCGTACCCGCCTCCagcacaccaccaccaccaccaccaccatcacaatCATCGTCGTTATCATCCACACCTATCACCGTAAACCCTGATTCGAATCCGCCTCTAGTATCTCTGCCGCCTCCACCGTCACATCCTTCGATCTCCTTCGCGCCACAACAGGTTTCCGGCGCCTTACCGCCGGTCGCGCCGTCTTTCCGGCCGGTTCCACAGTTCACTCCAATACCGAACCCCGGTGTGCCCAATCCGAATTATCAAATCCCCGGTGTCCAGCCGCCTGGTGTGAGCTCCGGAGCTCCGATGGCTCCTGGTGTGCCCCCGCCGTCATCGGCCCCGCAGAATATGATGCATTACCAGATGCAGCCTATGAGACCGTACGCACCGATGCCTAATGGATACGCACCCATGTCCACTGGTGCTCCCCAAGGCGCCTTACCTG gACTTCCTCGTTATCCTTCATATCATCCAATGATTCGGACCCCGTTTCCTCCACGCCCACCGGGAGCAACTGGTTTGCTTCAGCGTGCCCCTGTTCCTGGGAttcctggagttcgcccaattATCCCTCCTGTTGTTAGGCCGATTCTTCCTATTGTCACTCCAGCTGAGAAACCACAAACCACTGTTTATGTTGGGAAGATAGCACCAACGGTGGACAATGAATTTATGAAATATCTCCTCCAG TTGTGTGGACCTGTCAAGAGTTGGAAACGTGCTCAAGATCCCACAGATGGTACTCCTAGGCGCTTTGGGTTCTGCGAATTTGAATCTGCTGAAGGGGTTCTTCGGGCATTGCGTCTTCTCACTAATTTGAGCATTGATGGGCAGGACCTTGTT TTAAATGTTAATCAAGCAACAAGAGAGTATCTGGAGAGGGTTGTTAAAAAGAAGACTGAAAACTCAAAGAAGCTCAAAGAAGCTGAAGCAGCTGAGAAAGGTGATGGAAGTGCACTAGACGTTGAGAAGATTGTACCTTCAAATCCTTCTGTACAAGACTCAAAGGAGGAAGATGGTAATTCGAGTAACAAAGAAAATGACCCTGCCAATTTTGGTATTGTGACTGACGAAGACAAGGAAGCTGACCGGGAGGCTATGGAGAAGCTTACAAGTTTGATAGAGGAGAGAATAAAAAACAAACCTCTCCCTCCTCCGCCACCTACACCAGCCCCTGGTGATGGTACTAGGAATTCAAACTCAGCGCTGCCAGCTAAATCAAGGGATGGAGACTCTGATGTTGATATAACGAGAAATG ATGCTTATGAAGAAAAAATTGATGAAGAGATAACTAGTGACAACAAAACAACAAGCGAGCAGGGGAGCCCTCAAACAAGCTCACATGATAGGAGCAGAAAGCAAGATCGGAGGAGCAGAGACAATGAGCGAGATATGAAACGGGAAAAGGAGCGTGAGATTGAAAGATACGAAAGAGAAACAGAGCGAGAACGGGTACGGAAGGAGAAGGAGCAAAGGAGAAAACTGGAGGATGCTGAGCATCAGTATGAAAAATGTCTCAAAGATTGGGAGTATAGGGAAAGGGAGAAAGAGAAACAGAGGCAGtatgagaaggagagggagaaagagagggaaCGCAAACGGAGGAAAGAGATAATTtatgaagaagatgatgaggaTGAAGATTCCAGAAAAAAATGGAGGAGAAGTGTGTTGGAGgagaagagaaagaggagactacgggagaaagaagaagacttAGCTGACAGgcagaaagaggaagaagaaattgcTGATGCTAAAGGGAGGGCTGAAGAGGAAAAGCAGCTGCAGCAAGAGAGAGATGCATTGAGGGATTCATCTGGCCATGTTGCAAATGGAAGCGAAAAAGCTGCTTTGGCTGAAGAATTCGGTGTGCAACTGAAAGATAAGGCAACTGAACAGGATAATGGGGGTGATTCTGGTCATGAGAATCATATAG GTGATGGGACTTTACAAAATGGTAACAGTGATGATGAGTCAACCATGACTTCAGTTTCTGCATCAGAACCGCAGCAGAGTGGCAGTGCCCCAGCAAAGAAGTTGGGTTTTGGCCTACTGGGTTCTGGAAAACGTACCGCTGTTCCTTCTGTTTTCAATGAGGAGGATGATGATGCACACAAGGACAAAAAAATGAGGCCCCTGGTTCCCATTGATTATTCAACCGAAGAACTACAGGCTGTCCAACCAATTTCTGGGACAGCTCCATCAAATTTGGCTGCAGCGGCTGAATTCGCAAAGCGAATATCAAATGCTAGTTCTAAAGAAGAGAAGCCAGTTACAGAGAAGGAAAGAAGTAGACGTTCTAATGATAGGTCAAGCCACCGGGATAGGGACCAGAATGGTGATGACTCTAATCGGACTAGAGATGAGCACAGGGAGAAGACTATTGACCGTGATACGGATCGAGACCATGCGATGAATAAACCAAGGACAAAGGATAATAAGAAGCTTTTGGATGCAAAACAACTGATCGATATGATTCCAAAGACAAAGGAGGAATTATTCTCCTATGAAATAAATTGGGCTATTTATGAACAT CATGCACTACATGAACGCATGAGACCATGGATTTCGAAGAAGATTACGGAATTCCTGGGAGAGGAAGAGACCACACTGGTAGATTACATTGTATCTAGTACTCAGGAACATGTTGGAGCAGAACGCATGCTACAGCTGCTTCAATCCATTTTAGACGAAGAAGCCGAAATGTTTGTTCTCAAGATGTGGAGGATGCTCATCTTTGAAATTAAGAAGGTCGAGACAG GCCATTGTATTTTGCAGTGCATGACCGGGGAACCCTTCCAACCATTACACCTCTGTTATTCTCTTTTAAGAACTCCAAGCACCGGTgcgtattatttttgttttcaatccGAGGGTGTGATTTGA